The Salinirubellus salinus genome segment CTCCGCCGGCGACTCCCCGGCGACGCGCAGGTGGTGCTGTTCACCCCACTGGCCGACGACTACGTGGTGAACGTCGCGCGTCGTCTCGACGCCTACGGCCACCTCGTCACCGTCGTCTCGCCGGACCCCACCGCGGGCCGTAGCGACGGCCAGCGCCTCGCGCGTGTCGAGCGGTCGCTCCGGGCCTCGACGCTCCGCGCGGCCGGTATCCGGGTGGTCGACTGGCCCCCCGACCGGCCGCTCGCGGCCGCCGTCGCCCGTGCCCGCCGGAGGTGGTCGACGTGAGCCGAGCGGCGGGGACCGAGCGCCCCCGGTCCGAGACGGCCGACCGTGACGAGACGGCCGAGGGCGGCGCCGACGGCGGGGCGCCGCCCGCCGACGCGATGGACGCGCCGATACGGGAACTCGACGACCGGCCGACGGTGGTCGGGAGCGCGCTCGCGTTGCTCGTCGGCACCGTCGCGGTGGGCGCGACGCTCGCGGGCGGGAGCGTCGCGCTGGTGAGTCTCGCGGGGCTGGTGACGCTCGCGGCCGGCCTGCGCCGCGGGGAGCGGCGGGTGGTGACGCTCGGCGCGGCCGTGCTCTTCGGCGGCGTCCTGCTGGCGGGCGTGTTCGGGGCGCCGCCGGAGCCGACGCTGGTGGCCGCCGCCGCGACCGTCGTCGCGTGGGACGCCGGCGAGCACGCGGTCGGTCTCGGTCGGCAGGTGGGGCGACACGCCGAGACGGGCCGCGCGGAACTCGTCCACGCCGCCGGGTCGGCGCTCGTCGCCAGCACCGCCGCGGCCGCTGCGTACCTCGCGTTCCGGACGCTCGCCAGCCAGTCGGTGGTGGCGCTCGCCCTGCTCGCGCTCGGTGGGCTCCTCATCGCCGCGCTGTTGCGCGCGTAGCCGTGTTCGACCCTGGCCACTCGGGGGT includes the following:
- a CDS encoding DUF7519 family protein; this translates as MSRAAGTERPRSETADRDETAEGGADGGAPPADAMDAPIRELDDRPTVVGSALALLVGTVAVGATLAGGSVALVSLAGLVTLAAGLRRGERRVVTLGAAVLFGGVLLAGVFGAPPEPTLVAAAATVVAWDAGEHAVGLGRQVGRHAETGRAELVHAAGSALVASTAAAAAYLAFRTLASQSVVALALLALGGLLIAALLRA